A single region of the Stigmatopora argus isolate UIUO_Sarg chromosome 6, RoL_Sarg_1.0, whole genome shotgun sequence genome encodes:
- the nckap1l gene encoding nck-associated protein 1-like, giving the protein MLVCFQVPGGQGSSGGRGQSGGTMEVHQKLAEKFTILNERGNGVLIRINYIKKICADPKLRPRILSDKNMEPAIKYISKKFPTIDFRGTVQSLTCIQRQKSEVMEATTSYYDSFLDVIEFRDHVYELLNIIDANQCFFNIAINFDFTKNYLDLIITYTSVIVTLARFDEKKALVGMFNCAHEMSKGCSDPSYPRLSQMFMEYEHPWRKLAEEFGPHTKSVTAALLSLRIIYPRRNLSVEKWQSAQLLSLLNASGTMLDPACCDTMACEYLSLEVMERWIIVGFLLCHSSLNSNPSSQDLWKMALRGGLYIGLTRDELLGVHKVTEELFDGIKGYGKRVTDIKECRDHALANSGTLHRERRNYLRGALKELVTVLEDEPGLLGPKALFVFMALSFCRDEVQWLVRHSENMPKTKNPEDYNDNQMAELLYHMEKLKILIRKHQHVVQRYHIQYLAQFDALVLNDTIQNMQVCPEEESVLLSSFVSTLSALSVKQVENKEEFDFRGVRLDWLRLQAYTSVNKAPLPISDYPDLAKVMNLIQFHTKMVDATEELLHETSDVSILCFNPRVFEKMFCQSGDEMTMKRYLMAFPHVCSHFHKCGHPLCPEEEEAVEKRSLHLCVTFLEHIAKQSAAIVLELCAEQCKLDEQLLPKHSAEAISAARYRKQKKAVIKKGEVHKEKPGAESLRRDRTIFTNMDKMHLTLSEICTSYDLCSEMVVSRHVIVPIEFLSSHLEKRLSEIIVRMAQCGQEITRPTEVLASLAAYGASLQTLPNYVNVDVSRLFKNVLLQQMQPVDSRGEPTLTNLYTKWYLEYLLRLASNSLVLHSPAMRCFVNQTSENDSPFQAEEFSDISELRALAQLLGSYGLKFLSENLMWHVTSQVGELKKLVVENMDVLVQMRNNFDKAEEMAYLKKRLTGGENLLKRMTIIGVILSFRNMVQDCLNEVLQMHCPFLMGPIQCLKDCVSPDTDIKVTLSVFELASAAGMTCDVDPALVSAVRSMQTDNMSIDEEYKLSCLLLVFTAVSLPALALDPNSCYSREYGGHKNNIHCLALAINHVAAAMFTVQNKNIEQHLKEFLLLASSALLQMGQNMEKIETKNRESIYLLLHMIVEESAFLSQDMLERCFPYVLLRNAYREVYKSVAVTLG; this is encoded by the exons ATGCTCGTTTGCTTCCAGGTTCCAGGAGGCCAAGGCTCTAGCGGAGGTCGCGGCCAATCTGGGGGCACCATGGAAGTCCATCAGAAATTGGCGGAAAAGTTCACCATCCTCAACGAACGCGGGAACGGCGTGCTCATACGCATCAACTACATCAAGAAG ATCTGCGCAGATCCAAAGCTGCGACCGCGCATCCTTTCAGACAAAAACATGGAGCCTGCCATTAAATATATCAGCAAGAAATTTCCCACCATTGATTTTCGTGGGACCGTT CAAAGTCTGACCTGCATCCAGAGACAAAAGTCCGAAGTGATGGAAGCCACGACGAGCTACTACGACTCCTTTCTCGATGTGATAGAGTTCAGG GACCATGTCTATGAGTTATTGAACATCATAGACGCCAATCAGTGCTTCTTCAATATA GCCATAAACTTCGATTTCACCAAGAACTACTTGGACTTGATCATCACATACACTTCGGTTATTGTCACACTGGCACGCTTTGATGAGAAAAAGGCTCTGGTGGGAATGTTCAACTGTGCCCATGAGATGTCCAAAGGAtgtag TGACCCCTCCTACCCACGGCTCAGCCAAATGTTTATGGAGTACGAGCATCCCTGGAGGAAGCTAGCCGAGGAGTTCGGCCCGCATACCAAG TCTGTGACGGCCGCTTTGCTGTCCCTGAGGATCATCTACCCACGGAGGAATTTGTCGGTGGAAAAATGGCAGAGCGCCCAGCTCCTCAGTTTGCTCAACGCTTCCGGGACCATGTTGGACCCGGCCTGCTGTGATACC ATGGCGTGTGAATATCTGTCTTTAGAAGTCATGGAGCGTTGGATCATCG TCGGCTTCCTTTTATGCCACAGCAGCCTGAATAGCAACCCGTCCTCGCAAGACTTGTGGAAAATGGCTCTGCGGGGCGGCCTGTACATCGGCCTCACCAGGGACGAGCTACTCGGCGTACACAAAGTCACCGAGGAGCTCTTTGACGGCATCAAAGG ATACGGCAAGCGAGTGACTGACATCAAGGAGTGCCGTGATCACGCCCTAGCCAACAG CGGGACGCTACATCGTGAGAGAAGAAACTACCTTCGCGGAGCTTTAAAGGAGTTGGTGACAGTCCTGGAGGATGAACCGGGACTGCTGGGACCAAAG GCTCTGTTTGTCTTCATGGCTTTGTCCTTCTGCCGCGATGAGGTCCAGTGGCTCGTACGGCACTCTGAGAACATGCCGAAGACAAAAAACCCAGAGGACTACAACGACAA TCAGATGGCAGAATTGCTTTACCACATGGAGAAACTAAAAATACTGATAAGGAAGCACCAACACGTGGTACAGCGTTACCACATCCAGTACCTGGCTCAGTTTGATGCCTTGGTTCTCAACGACACGATTCAG AACATGCAGGTGTGTCCAGAGGAGGAATCGGTTCTGCTGAGCTCTTTTGTTTCAACCCTTTCTGCACTCTCGGTCAAACAAG tgGAAAACAAAGAGGAGTTTGATTTTCGGGGTGTTCGATTGGATTGGCTGAGATTGCAG GCCTACACCAGCGTCAACAAAGCCCCTCTGCCAATAAGCGACTACCCAGACTTAGCCAAGGTGATGAACTTGATTCAATTCCACACCAAGATGGTGGACGCCACGGAAGAACTCCTTCACGAGACGTCGGACGTGTCTATTCTCTG CTTCAACCCACGCGTATTTGAGAAGATGTTCTGCCAAAGCGGCGATGAGATGACGATGAAGAGATACCTCATGGCCTTCCCTCATGTCTGCTCCCATTTCCACAAATGTGGGCACCCACTCTGCCCCGAAGAG GAGGAGGCGGTAGAGAAGAGGAGTCTCCACTTGTGCGTGACCTTCCTGGAGCACATCGCCAAGCAGAGCGCCGCAATCGTGTTGGAGTTATGTGCCGAGCAATGCAAACTCGATGAGCAG TTGCTGCCCAAACATAGCGCCGAAGCCATCAGCGCCGCTCGCTACAGGAAGCAAAAGAAAGCCGTGATCAAGAAAGGGGAAGTCCACAAGGAAAAACCTGGAGCTGAAAGCCTGAGAAGGGACCGCACCATTTTCACCAA CATGGACAAGATGCATCTGACGTTGAGCGAGATATGCACCTCCTACGACCTGTGCAGCGAGATGGTCGTCTCCCGGCACGTCATCGTTCCCATCGAGTTTCTCTCTTCTCACCTGGAGAAACGCCTCTCCGA GATCATCGTGAGAATGGCCCAATGTGGCCAGGAGATAACCCGGCCCACCGAGGTGCTGGCGTCGTTGGCCGCGTACGGCGCCAGCCTGCAGACGCTCCCCAATTACGTCAACGTGGACGTCTCGCGGCTCTTCAAGAACGTCCTGCTGCAGCAGATGCAGCCTGTGGACTCCAGAGGGGAGCCCACACTCACAAATCTTTACACCAAGTG GTACCTGGAGTATCTTCTCCGCCTGGCCAGCAACTCGCTGGTGCTGCACAGTCCGGCCATGCGGTGTTTCGTCAATCAAACATCCGAAAACGACTCCCCCTTCCAAGCAGAGGAGTTCTCCGATATATCAG AACTGCGAGCGTTGGCTCAACTGCTGGGTTCGTACGGCCTCAAGTTCTTGAGCGAGAACCTCATGTGGCACGTCACGTCGCAAGTCGGTGAACTCAAG AAATTAGTGGTGGAAAACATGGACGTGCTGGTGCAGATGAGGAATAACTTTGATAAGGCCGAAGAAATGGCATATCTCAAGAAAAGGCTGACGG GAGGAGAGAATTTGCTGAAGAGGATGACCATCATCGGTGTGATCCTATCCTTCAGAAACATGGTGCAGGACTGTCTCAATGAG GTGCTCCAAATGCATTGTCCCTTCCTGATGGGGCCAATCCAGTGCCTGAAGGACTGCGTCTCCCCCGACACAGACATCAAG GTGACACTGAGCGTCTTTGAGTTGGCGTCGGCTGCGGGAATGACTTGCGACGTGGACCCGGCCCTGGTCTCCGCCGTCAGAAGCATGCAGACAG ACAACATGTCCATAGATGAGGAGTACAAGCTGTCGTGTTTACTGCTGGTCTTCACGGCCGTGTCCCTGCCCGCCTTGGCCCTGGACCCCAACTCCTGCTACTCCCGAGAATACGGAG GGCACAAGAACAACATCCACTGTTTAGCGCTAGCCATCAACCACGTAGCTGCCGCCATGTTTACGGTGCAGAACAAGAACATAGAGCAGCACCTCAAAGAGTTTCTTCTG TTGGCGTCTTCTGCTCTACTTCAGATGGGACAAAACATGGAGAAAATTGAGACCAAAAACCGGGAGTCCATCTACTTGCTCCTGCACATG